A part of Paraliobacillus zengyii genomic DNA contains:
- a CDS encoding methyl-accepting chemotaxis protein translates to MTHTESTHFKHEDITILDKYLDVIPMFHTMFPKMAIGVTNLEEWLAYYPGEKVDLGVKKGQKIDPNEPLADCLKNNKVIKDVIPEDFYGFHFTGMANPILENGKVIGAIAIQVQEQNERELRKISEQIVTSLTQANDRVTTISQSANGLSELSNTLLNQSNHTNEEMKKTGEVINFINKIASQTNLLGVNAAIEAAHAGDKGNGFGIIAKEIRKLSEETITSTEKIKNVLENTQKSVDEITVSIDKMVAFGKNQANSTTEISAFIDEIEAMSKKLNKYASDL, encoded by the coding sequence TTGACTCATACAGAATCGACACATTTTAAGCACGAAGACATAACTATCTTAGATAAATATTTAGATGTAATTCCTATGTTTCATACTATGTTCCCAAAAATGGCAATCGGTGTAACAAACCTAGAAGAATGGCTTGCTTATTATCCAGGCGAAAAAGTCGATTTAGGTGTTAAAAAAGGACAAAAGATTGATCCAAATGAACCTTTAGCAGATTGCTTGAAAAATAATAAAGTAATTAAAGATGTTATCCCTGAAGACTTTTATGGCTTTCATTTCACGGGAATGGCGAATCCAATATTAGAAAATGGGAAAGTAATAGGGGCCATTGCAATTCAAGTACAAGAGCAAAACGAAAGAGAGTTACGAAAAATATCAGAGCAAATCGTCACATCATTAACGCAGGCAAATGATCGTGTAACAACTATATCGCAAAGCGCTAATGGACTGTCTGAGCTAAGTAATACGCTGCTCAATCAGTCTAATCATACAAACGAAGAAATGAAGAAAACAGGAGAAGTAATAAATTTTATTAATAAAATTGCTTCTCAAACCAATCTACTAGGTGTAAATGCAGCAATTGAAGCAGCACATGCAGGTGACAAGGGGAATGGTTTTGGAATTATCGCGAAAGAAATTCGCAAGTTATCAGAAGAAACGATCACTTCGACAGAAAAGATTAAAAATGTTCTAGAAAATACGCAAAAATCAGTAGATGAAATTACCGTTTCTATTGATAAAATGGTAGCATTCGGGAAAAATCAAGCTAACTCAACGACAGAAATTTCTGCTTTCATTGATGAAATTGAAGCAATGAGTAAAAAGCTTAATAAATACGCATCTGATTTATAA
- a CDS encoding LamG-like jellyroll fold domain-containing protein, translating to MRHFFKLFISVFLLLVLFMPSTVLGVEEGDELEVPELRNASVHDPSIIKAEDSETYYVFGSHIASAKSTDLINWDTFTTEYSTPEDNQLYGDLSENLAESFAWAGEDDADSSGGFAVWAPDIFWNEDYVNLDGTTGAYMMYYSVSSTYIRSAIGIAVSKDIEGPYQYVDTIMYSGFTNYETYDNSSDVNKHYENTNLPELIEDGVIEDVNPDWFTSEENGNYNNALYTNAIDANILYDENGTLWMTYGSWSGGTFILELDKETGQPLYPGEDGQTEDGRMIDRYFGTKIAGGYGRSGEGTYAVYDEETGYYYLYITYGGLASDGGYQMRQFRSENIEGPYVDAAGNEAVFPESFDEGVGNFPAMDDHKEIGNKMMGNFLFKRDLGEAGTGIGTGYAAPGHNSYYTDSDTGKEFLVTHTRFPEQGETHEVRVHQTFKNTDQWPVPTPYRYAGETIETVSTEAIVGDYKYINHGKEITGDVTESSWIKLNADYTISGAVTGTWELYDDYRVELSIDNNTYDGVFIRQWDPTSESWVMTFSAMSGEGVVIWGSHVESSSDAELVAAIKDELSNAIPTTVISDVSLQTVATRGTQISWESSAPDVLANDGTVVRPRFGMEDAPVELKATITLGDVTETLSITTTVLAEAEGGLSAYYNFSDNLKDQSGKQEDATVTGNRINNDGGSITFEDGVVGQAAKFDGESGLRLADGLVSSDTYTVSLWMKPEEITQYTTTFFGARTENNWISLVPSGPSDGNTELWAHNGADWYDAVPSTNIPANEWTHVALTVEAGNIVFYINGEPQFTGDEFPDIFTSIDAVFGLGVNYWDTPFKGLMDEVRIYDGVALLETDVNELYQNPNGLTANYKFDDNLEEETGNLEAGTITGDLIDNTGGSISFDSGINGQAALFNGESGIRLPNGLIDTDTYSVSMWLNPDEINDYTTTFFGTKTNSEWVSFVPISPIDGEEKNTNLMADSSGGRYNASIGETIPTNAWTHVAFTVDNGEIVVYINGEEAFAGTDFPDVFSASDASFGLGVNYWDAPYKGLMDDLRIYGETAISKNEIKAYYDLVIGEYEEPGQEPEPEIDTIELETLIETAKELSEEDYTEASFADLQVAITGAEEALGSIDSQESLVAAINALQGAIDVLVEQVEEEPEPEIDVTELEVLIEKAKEIQADGYTEDTFSALQEAIKQAKETLESIDSEDTVATAITALQTAVEGLTPAEIEPVTISDIGDLEFTDNVYKTNLNEKVTVLTKEVLENLEEGTSIEMVYNNVKASFPIELLKTGEDVTFSFGTISGMTNVTHADALSTLYDFTLTSGDEDISLETPVSLTFTVDPTKVTDWENVKVVYINEDDVKEEEITPISYDSETGEVVAEVTHFSIYGVFEITPASEVDVTELETLIETAKEYASVDYTETSFDNLQLAITEAEQALETIDSEETLTAAITALQAAIDGLEVVEPEPEPEIDTTELEALIDTAKEINADGYTEASFASLQAAITEAEQALESIDSEETLTEALTALQAGIDGLEELQVEETEQPEQPKEPVEPTTPVTEETEGDDSEENNTVEETDPVTSEESDEAEVNGEKLPETATNQYNWLVLGGALLIIGFGSLLVLRRRKNQAN from the coding sequence ATGCGACATTTTTTTAAATTATTTATATCTGTTTTTTTATTGCTTGTTTTATTTATGCCATCCACTGTTTTAGGTGTTGAAGAAGGGGATGAACTTGAAGTGCCTGAATTGAGAAATGCCTCCGTACATGATCCATCAATAATTAAGGCTGAGGACAGTGAGACTTACTATGTGTTTGGTTCACATATCGCGTCAGCTAAATCGACCGACTTAATTAATTGGGATACATTCACTACTGAGTATAGTACGCCAGAGGATAATCAACTTTATGGTGATTTATCCGAAAACTTAGCGGAATCATTTGCTTGGGCAGGGGAAGATGACGCGGATAGTAGTGGCGGATTTGCTGTATGGGCGCCCGATATTTTTTGGAATGAAGATTATGTAAATCTAGATGGGACAACTGGAGCTTATATGATGTACTATAGTGTTTCTTCTACGTATATTCGATCTGCAATTGGGATCGCGGTTTCAAAGGATATTGAAGGACCGTATCAATACGTTGATACAATTATGTACTCTGGTTTCACGAACTATGAAACATATGATAATAGTAGTGATGTAAATAAACACTATGAAAATACAAATCTTCCAGAATTAATAGAGGATGGTGTTATTGAAGATGTAAATCCAGATTGGTTTACTAGTGAAGAAAATGGTAATTACAATAATGCACTTTATACAAATGCCATTGATGCGAATATTCTCTATGATGAGAATGGAACGTTATGGATGACTTATGGTTCCTGGTCTGGCGGAACTTTCATTTTAGAACTAGATAAAGAAACGGGTCAACCACTTTATCCTGGAGAAGATGGGCAAACAGAAGATGGAAGAATGATTGATAGATATTTCGGTACTAAGATTGCTGGTGGATATGGAAGATCTGGCGAGGGAACTTATGCAGTATATGATGAGGAGACTGGCTATTACTATCTTTATATCACATATGGCGGCTTAGCTTCTGATGGTGGCTATCAAATGCGCCAGTTTAGATCAGAAAATATCGAAGGTCCGTATGTAGATGCTGCAGGAAACGAAGCCGTTTTCCCAGAGTCATTTGACGAAGGTGTTGGGAATTTCCCTGCAATGGATGACCATAAAGAAATAGGAAATAAAATGATGGGTAACTTCTTGTTTAAACGGGATCTTGGAGAAGCAGGCACTGGAATTGGAACAGGCTATGCCGCACCAGGACATAACTCTTACTATACCGATTCCGATACAGGAAAAGAATTTTTGGTTACGCATACACGTTTCCCAGAACAAGGGGAGACACATGAGGTTCGTGTACATCAAACATTTAAGAACACGGATCAATGGCCGGTACCAACACCATATCGCTATGCAGGTGAAACAATCGAAACGGTTTCGACTGAGGCTATTGTTGGCGACTATAAGTACATTAACCATGGAAAAGAAATTACTGGAGATGTAACCGAATCATCATGGATAAAATTAAATGCCGATTATACAATCTCTGGAGCTGTAACAGGTACATGGGAATTGTATGACGATTATCGAGTGGAATTATCGATTGATAATAACACCTATGATGGCGTATTTATTCGGCAGTGGGATCCTACTTCCGAGAGTTGGGTTATGACGTTTAGTGCGATGTCAGGTGAAGGAGTCGTTATTTGGGGAAGTCACGTGGAAAGTTCATCGGATGCCGAGTTGGTAGCAGCGATAAAAGATGAATTAAGTAACGCGATTCCAACTACTGTCATTAGTGACGTATCACTTCAAACTGTAGCAACAAGAGGAACACAAATTTCATGGGAGTCTTCAGCACCTGACGTACTAGCGAATGATGGGACTGTTGTGCGACCAAGATTTGGTATGGAAGACGCGCCTGTGGAGCTTAAGGCGACGATTACATTAGGAGATGTTACTGAAACATTGTCGATTACTACTACTGTTTTAGCTGAGGCTGAAGGTGGCTTATCTGCTTATTACAACTTTAGTGATAATTTGAAAGATCAATCTGGCAAACAAGAAGATGCCACAGTAACGGGTAACAGAATTAATAATGATGGTGGATCGATTACATTTGAAGATGGTGTGGTTGGTCAGGCAGCAAAGTTTGATGGTGAATCGGGCTTACGCTTAGCGGATGGTTTAGTTTCGAGTGATACGTATACTGTATCATTATGGATGAAACCAGAAGAAATTACACAGTATACAACTACATTTTTTGGTGCGAGGACAGAGAACAACTGGATTAGTCTTGTGCCAAGTGGGCCATCTGATGGAAATACGGAGTTATGGGCGCATAATGGAGCTGATTGGTATGATGCAGTACCGAGCACAAATATTCCTGCTAACGAGTGGACACATGTAGCTTTGACGGTTGAAGCAGGAAATATTGTATTTTATATTAATGGTGAACCACAATTCACGGGTGATGAATTCCCAGATATATTTACATCGATAGATGCAGTCTTTGGTCTTGGTGTTAACTACTGGGATACACCATTTAAAGGTTTAATGGATGAGGTTCGTATTTATGACGGAGTGGCTCTTTTAGAAACTGATGTAAACGAACTTTATCAAAATCCAAATGGGTTAACAGCTAACTATAAGTTTGATGATAATTTAGAAGAAGAAACAGGGAATTTAGAAGCAGGAACTATTACAGGTGATCTTATTGATAATACGGGTGGGAGCATTTCCTTTGATAGTGGTATAAATGGTCAAGCTGCATTATTCAATGGCGAATCTGGTATAAGGTTACCAAATGGTTTAATTGATACGGATACGTATTCTGTATCCATGTGGTTAAATCCAGATGAAATAAATGACTATACCACAACATTCTTTGGCACAAAAACAAACAGTGAATGGGTTAGTTTTGTTCCGATTAGCCCAATTGATGGTGAGGAAAAAAACACCAATCTAATGGCTGATAGTAGTGGTGGACGTTATAATGCATCAATCGGTGAAACGATCCCAACTAACGCATGGACACATGTAGCTTTTACTGTTGATAATGGAGAGATTGTTGTATATATCAATGGTGAGGAAGCATTTGCTGGTACGGACTTCCCTGATGTGTTTAGCGCCTCAGATGCAAGCTTTGGCTTAGGTGTTAACTATTGGGATGCACCATACAAAGGTTTAATGGATGATCTGCGTATATACGGCGAAACAGCTATATCTAAAAATGAGATTAAAGCTTATTATGATCTTGTTATAGGGGAATATGAAGAACCTGGACAAGAGCCAGAACCAGAAATTGATACAATCGAATTAGAAACATTAATTGAAACAGCAAAAGAGTTATCTGAGGAAGACTATACAGAAGCGTCATTTGCTGATTTACAAGTAGCAATAACAGGAGCGGAAGAGGCACTTGGATCGATTGATTCACAGGAGTCTTTAGTTGCAGCAATAAATGCCTTGCAAGGGGCAATTGATGTACTGGTAGAACAGGTGGAAGAAGAGCCAGAACCTGAAATTGATGTAACTGAGTTAGAAGTATTAATTGAAAAGGCAAAAGAAATACAGGCTGATGGTTATACGGAAGATACGTTTTCAGCATTACAAGAAGCAATTAAACAAGCGAAAGAAACGCTTGAATCGATTGATTCAGAAGATACCGTTGCTACAGCTATAACAGCATTACAAACAGCAGTTGAGGGTCTTACACCTGCAGAAATAGAACCAGTAACAATAAGTGATATTGGGGATTTAGAATTTACCGATAATGTTTATAAAACGAATTTAAATGAAAAAGTTACAGTTTTGACAAAAGAAGTTCTTGAAAATTTAGAAGAAGGAACTTCAATTGAAATGGTCTATAATAATGTCAAAGCATCATTCCCGATCGAGCTTTTAAAAACGGGTGAAGATGTTACATTTAGTTTTGGTACGATATCAGGTATGACAAACGTTACGCATGCGGACGCTTTAAGTACCTTGTATGACTTTACATTAACTTCAGGTGATGAGGATATTAGTTTGGAGACGCCAGTATCATTAACCTTTACTGTTGATCCAACGAAAGTAACCGATTGGGAAAATGTAAAAGTTGTCTATATAAACGAAGATGATGTGAAAGAAGAAGAGATCACGCCAATCTCCTATGATTCAGAAACAGGTGAGGTAGTTGCAGAAGTAACACACTTTAGTATTTATGGTGTCTTTGAAATAACACCTGCTTCAGAAGTAGATGTAACAGAATTGGAAACATTAATTGAGACAGCAAAAGAATATGCTAGTGTAGATTATACGGAAACATCATTTGATAATTTGCAATTAGCAATCACAGAAGCGGAACAAGCACTTGAAACCATTGATTCAGAGGAAACATTAACTGCAGCTATAACAGCATTACAAGCTGCCATTGATGGACTGGAAGTGGTAGAGCCAGAACCAGAACCAGAAATCGATACAACGGAGCTAGAAGCATTAATCGATACTGCAAAAGAAATAAATGCGGACGGTTATACGGAAGCCTCTTTTGCATCGTTACAAGCAGCGATTACAGAAGCGGAACAAGCGCTTGAATCGATTGATTCAGAGGAAACATTGACTGAAGCATTAACGGCATTACAGGCTGGAATTGATGGGTTGGAGGAACTACAGGTAGAAGAGACAGAGCAGCCAGAGCAACCAAAAGAACCAGTTGAGCCAACAACTCCAGTAACAGAGGAGACTGAAGGTGACGATAGCGAAGAAAATAATACAGTAGAAGAAACAGACCCAGTGACAAGCGAAGAGTCTGACGAAGCTGAAGTTAATGGTGAGAAGTTACCAGAAACTGCAACAAATCAGTACAATTGGTTAGTGTTAGGTGGAGCATTATTAATCATTGGTTTTGGTAGTCTTCTTGTACTACGAAGAAGAAAGAATCAAGCGAATTAA